From one Sphingomonas xanthus genomic stretch:
- a CDS encoding MbcA/ParS/Xre antitoxin family protein, translated as MAEALHLDRASSTNHLGGPALRGFFNIAKQWELSEVEQMAILGLKSRSTLQSWKAGNVSKISRDTLERISYVFGIFKAINILLPIPARANGWMRKPNKAPLFNGQSALDRMTSGNVSDLYVVRQYLDAQRG; from the coding sequence ATGGCCGAAGCACTTCACCTCGATCGGGCGAGTTCGACTAACCACCTTGGCGGGCCGGCGCTGCGCGGATTCTTCAACATCGCCAAGCAGTGGGAGCTTTCGGAAGTTGAGCAGATGGCGATCCTGGGCCTGAAAAGCCGTTCCACGCTTCAAAGCTGGAAGGCTGGTAATGTCTCTAAGATCAGCCGCGATACGCTGGAGCGCATCTCCTACGTTTTCGGCATCTTCAAGGCGATCAATATCCTGCTCCCGATCCCGGCGCGGGCGAACGGCTGGATGCGCAAGCCCAACAAGGCGCCGCTGTTCAACGGCCAGTCGGCGCTCGACCGCATGACGTCCGGCAACGTGAGCGACCTCTATGTTGTTCGCCAGTATCTCGACGCTCAGCGCGGCTAG
- a CDS encoding Gfo/Idh/MocA family protein, producing the protein MTYSRPRFAGDKSLHGVGIIGLGLMGQRFAQAAEGHPEIRVVAHYDPYAKSAVGTALATASAKDLICHPDVECVYIASPPATHLDLINQAAKAGKAIFCEKPLCTDVADAHAAVGAVEAAGVAAAVNYPHATASAALELQRIVQSGELGPNVAARLTLRFAEWPRRWQAQAGDWLRSPTEGGFVREVISHFLYLAGRLFGPGKLVERSIQWGPATEEILHCKLDFNGVELVIDGAVTGDIEDHNSLEVRGELAAATLFDWYQLHYGQTQIGEGSAPTSQLDELGLMLDGHDHRLASFEEACSVVQLVEAIVLRQTS; encoded by the coding sequence TTGACCTACTCCAGGCCGAGGTTCGCAGGAGATAAGAGTTTGCACGGCGTCGGAATAATCGGGCTGGGCCTGATGGGGCAGCGATTTGCCCAAGCGGCAGAAGGCCATCCGGAAATCCGAGTGGTTGCTCACTATGACCCGTACGCAAAATCCGCGGTCGGCACAGCGTTGGCGACCGCCAGTGCAAAGGATCTCATTTGCCATCCTGACGTCGAGTGCGTCTACATTGCCTCGCCGCCCGCGACGCATCTCGACCTGATCAATCAAGCAGCGAAGGCCGGCAAGGCGATCTTTTGCGAGAAACCTCTTTGCACTGATGTTGCGGATGCGCATGCGGCGGTTGGCGCTGTTGAGGCAGCCGGTGTGGCAGCGGCGGTCAATTATCCGCATGCAACAGCGTCCGCTGCTCTAGAGTTGCAACGGATTGTCCAGTCCGGCGAGCTTGGCCCCAATGTCGCGGCAAGGCTCACCTTGCGCTTCGCGGAGTGGCCGCGGCGATGGCAGGCCCAGGCCGGCGACTGGTTGCGAAGCCCGACAGAGGGCGGTTTCGTCCGAGAGGTCATTTCCCATTTTCTGTATCTCGCGGGCCGGCTGTTCGGCCCCGGCAAACTGGTGGAGCGGTCGATCCAGTGGGGTCCAGCGACAGAGGAAATCCTTCACTGCAAACTCGATTTCAATGGGGTTGAGTTGGTCATCGATGGGGCCGTGACTGGCGACATCGAAGACCACAACTCCCTCGAAGTCCGCGGGGAGCTGGCCGCCGCAACGCTCTTCGATTGGTACCAGCTTCATTATGGCCAGACACAAATTGGAGAAGGGTCGGCTCCTACTTCGCAGCTGGATGAGCTTGGCCTGATGCTCGACGGCCACGATCATCGGCTGGCATCGTTTGAAGAGGCTTGCTCAGTAGTACAGCTGGTTGAAGCGATCGTCCTGCGTCAGACGTCCTGA